In one window of Ovis aries strain OAR_USU_Benz2616 breed Rambouillet chromosome 3, ARS-UI_Ramb_v3.0, whole genome shotgun sequence DNA:
- the RALGDS gene encoding ral guanine nucleotide dissociation stimulator isoform X1 gives MQMAVRELGTPWLPKRHEAVNEQQGKEAPRFVAIEDARTCRRAGALTPGWGSAVEGGPLGGNQSPQGQLTESGPWFPGLPFSCPWWCAHGRAVPPISLLCGEMTRNRSRLGAGGHPGPEQAAVGTLSSTQEIGEELVNGVIYSISLRKIQVHHGASKGQRWLGCENESALNLYETCKVRTVKAGTLEKLVEHLVPAFQGSDLSYVTIFLCTYRAFTTTQQVLDLLFKSRYGRCDALTASSRYGCILPYSSEDGGPQDQLRNAISSILGTWLDQYSEDFCQPPDFPCLRQLVAYVQLNMPGSDLERRAHLLLAQLEHADLGEAEPEALSPAPVPALKPAAEPEPTLGPDLEPAPALAPEPAPTPAPTPPPELEPALSQTLELDPAAAPEPPWPLPVATENGLGEEKPHLLAFPPDLVAEQFTLMDAELFKKVVPYHCLGSIWSQRDKKGKEHLAPTVRATVTQFNSVANCVITTCLGDRSVSARHRARVVEHWIEVARECRVLKNFSSLYAILSALQSNSIHRLKKTWEEVSRDSLRVFQKLSEIFSDENNYSLSRELLIKEGTSKFATLEMNPKRAQRRPKEAGVIQGTVPYLGTFLTDLVMLDTAMKDYLYGRLINFEKRRKEFEVIAQIKLLQSACNNYSIAPEEHFGAWFRAMERLSEAESYTLSCELEPPSESASNTLKVKKNTAIVKRWSDRQAPSAELSTSGSCHSKSCDQLRYGPYLSSGDIADALSVHSAGSSSSDVEEINMSFVPESPDGQEKKFWESASQSSPETSGISSASSSTSSSSASTTPVASTRTHKRSVSGVCSYGSSLPLYNQQVGDSCIIRVSLDVDNGNMYKSILVTSQDKAPAVIRKAMDKHNLDEDEPEDYELVQVISDDRKLKIPDNANVFYAMNSTANYDFVLKKRTFTKGTKVRHGASSTLPRMKQKGLKIAKGIF, from the exons ATGCAGATGGCAGTCAGGGAACTGGGAACTCCTTGGTTGCCCAAGAGGCACGAGGCCGTGAATGagcagcaggggaaggaggcGCCTCGGTTTGTGGCCATCGAGGACGCCCGCACCTGCCGCAGAGCCGGGGCGCTGACTCCAGGGTGGGGGTCAGCTGTGGAGGGGGGCCCCCTGGGAGGGAACCAGAGCCCCCAGGGTCAGTTGACCGAATCAGGGCCTTGGTTCCCCGGTCTGCCATTTAGTTGCCCATGGTGGTGTGCCCATGGACGGGCggtccctcccatctccctcctctgcGGTGAAATGACCAGGAACCGTTCTCGTCTTGGTGCGGGGGGGCACCCAGGGCCGGAGCAGGCTGCGGTTGGAACCTTG AGCTCCACGCAGGAGATTGGCGAGGAGCTGGTCAACGGGGTCATCTACTCCATTTCCCTGCGCAAGATCCAAGTGCACCACGGCGCCAGCAAGGGCCAGCGCTGGCTCGGG TGTGAAAATGAGTCGGCCCTGAACCTCTACGAGACCTGCAAGGTGCGCACCGTGAAGGCGGGCACGCTGGAGAAGCTGGTGGAGCACCTGGTGCCCGCCTTCCAGGGCAGCGACCTCTCCTACGTCACCATCTTCCTGTGCACCTACCGAGCCTTCACCACCACCCAGCAGGTCCTGGACCTGCTGTTCAAGAG CAGGTACGGTAGATGTGACGCCCTCACGGCCTCCTCTAGATACGGGTGCATCCTTCCTTACTCCAGCGAGGACGGCGGACCCCAGGACCAACTCAGAAA TGCCATCTCCTCCATCCTGGGCACCTGGCTGGACCAGTATTCGGAGGACTTCTGTCAGCCCCCCGACTTCCCCTGCCTCAGGCAGCTGGTGGCCTACGTGCAGCTCAACATGCCCGGCTCTGACCTGGAGCGCCGGGCCCACCTCCTCCTGGCCCAGCTGGAGCACGCGGACCTCGGCGAGGCAGAGCcggagg CTCTGTCCCCAGCTCCAGTTCCAGCTCTGAAACCAGCTGCCGAGCCAGAGCCCACACTAGGCCCAGACCTCGAGCCCGCTCCGGCACTGGCCCCAGAGCCAGCCCCGACGCCAGCTCCAACGCCACCTCCAGAGCTCGAGCCGGCTCTCTCGCAAACTCTAGAGCTCGATCCGGCTGCAGCCCCAGAGCCCCCCTGGCCTTTGCCCGTGGCTACAGAGAACGGGCTTGGGGAGGAGAAGCCCCACCTCCTGGCGTTCCCTCCTGACCTTGTGGCAGAGCAATTCACGCTGATGGATGCG gagCTGTTCAAGAAGGTGGTCCCCTACCACTGCCTGGGCTCCATCTGGTCCCAGCGGGACAAGAAGGGGAAGGAGCACCTGGCCCCCACCGTCCGCGCCACCGTCACCCAGTTCAACAGCGTGGCCAACTGCGTCATCACCACCTGCCTCGGGGACCGGAGCGTGTCGGCCCGCCACAGGGCCAGGGTGGTGGAGCACTGGATCGAGGTGGCCAGG GAGTGCCGAGTCCTCAAGAACTTCTCCTCCCTCTACGCAATCCTCTCTGCCCTGCAGAGCAACTCCATCCACCGGCTGAAGAAGACGTGGGAAGAGGTCTCCAG GGACAGTCTCCGCGTCTTTCAGAAGCTGTCGGAGATTTTCTCTGACGAGAACAACTACTCCCTAAGCAGAGAACTGCTCATCAAG GAGGGGACATCCAAGTTTGCCACCCTGGAGATGAACCCCAAGCGAGCCCAGAGGCGCCCGAAAGAGGCG GGTGTCATCCAGGGCACCGTCCCCTACCTGGGCACATTCCTCACCGATCTAGTGATGCTGGACACGGCCATGAAGGACTATCTGTAT GGGAGACTGATCAACTTcgagaagaggaggaag GAATTCGAAGTGATCGCGCAGATCAAGCTGCTCCAGTCAGCCTGCAACAATTACAGCATCGCGCCCGAAGAGCACTTCGGGGCCTGGTTCCGAGCCATGGAGAGGCTCAGCGAGGCTGAGAG CTACACGTTGTCATGCGAGCTGGAGCCCCCCTCCGAGTCGGCCAGCAACACCCTCAAGGTCAAGAAGAACACGGCCATCGTCAAGCGCTGGAGCGA CCGCCAGGCCCCCAGCGCAGAGCTCAGTACCAGCGGCAGCTGTCACTCCAAGTCCTGTGACCAACTCAGGTACGGCCCCTACCTCAGCAGCGGAGACATTGCTGACGCGCTCAGCGTCCACTCGGCCGGCTCCTCCAGCTCCGACGTGGAGGAGATCAACATGAGTTTCGTCCCAGAGTCCCCCGACggccaggagaagaag TTCTGGGAGTCAGCCTCCCAGTCATCCCCGGAGACCTCTGGCATCAGCTCAGCCTCCAGCAGCACGTCCTCCTCCTCGGCCTCCACCACGCCCGTGGCCAGCACACGTACCCACAAGCGCTCCGTGTCCGGGGTCTGCAGCTACGGCTCCTCGCTGCCTCTCTACAACCAGCAGGTGGGCGACTCCTGCATCATCCGGGTGAGCCTGGACGTGGACAACGGCAACATGTACAAGAGCATCCTG GTGACCAGCCAAGACAAGGCTCCGGCTGTAATCCGCAAGGCCATGGACAAACACAACCTGGATGAGGACGAGCCCGAAGACTATGAGCTGGTGCAGGTTATTTCGGATGATCGAA AGCTGAAGATCCCTGACAATGCCAACGTGTTCTACGCCATGAACTCTACCGCCAACTATGACTTTGTCCTAAAGAAACGGACCTTCACCAAGGGGACAAAGGTCAGACATGGAGCCAGCTCGACCCTCCCCCGCATGAAGCAGAAGGGACTCAAGATTGCCAAGGGCATCTTCTGA
- the RALGDS gene encoding ral guanine nucleotide dissociation stimulator isoform X4 — protein MQMAVRELGTPWLPKRHEAVNEQQGKEAPRFVAIEDARTCRRAGALTPGWGSAVEGGPLGGNQSPQGQLTESGPWFPGLPFSCPWWCAHGRAVPPISLLCGEMTRNRSRLGAGGHPGPEQAAVGTLSSTQEIGEELVNGVIYSISLRKIQVHHGASKGQRWLGCENESALNLYETCKVRTVKAGTLEKLVEHLVPAFQGSDLSYVTIFLCTYRAFTTTQQVLDLLFKSRYGRCDALTASSRYGCILPYSSEDGGPQDQLRNAISSILGTWLDQYSEDFCQPPDFPCLRQLVAYVQLNMPGSDLERRAHLLLAQLEHADLGEAEPEALSPAPVPALKPAAEPEPTLGPDLEPAPALAPEPAPTPAPTPPPELEPALSQTLELDPAAAPEPPWPLPVATENGLGEEKPHLLAFPPDLVAEQFTLMDAELFKKVVPYHCLGSIWSQRDKKGKEHLAPTVRATVTQFNSVANCVITTCLGDRSVSARHRARVVEHWIEVARECRVLKNFSSLYAILSALQSNSIHRLKKTWEEVSRDSLRVFQKLSEIFSDENNYSLSRELLIKEGTSKFATLEMNPKRAQRRPKEAGVIQGTVPYLGTFLTDLVMLDTAMKDYLYGRLINFEKRRKEFEVIAQIKLLQSACNNYSIAPEEHFGAWFRAMERLSEAESYTLSCELEPPSESASNTLKVKKNTAIVKRWSEYGPYLSSGDIADALSVHSAGSSSSDVEEINMSFVPESPDGQEKKFWESASQSSPETSGISSASSSTSSSSASTTPVASTRTHKRSVSGVCSYGSSLPLYNQQVGDSCIIRVSLDVDNGNMYKSILVTSQDKAPAVIRKAMDKHNLDEDEPEDYELVQVISDDRKLKIPDNANVFYAMNSTANYDFVLKKRTFTKGTKVRHGASSTLPRMKQKGLKIAKGIF, from the exons ATGCAGATGGCAGTCAGGGAACTGGGAACTCCTTGGTTGCCCAAGAGGCACGAGGCCGTGAATGagcagcaggggaaggaggcGCCTCGGTTTGTGGCCATCGAGGACGCCCGCACCTGCCGCAGAGCCGGGGCGCTGACTCCAGGGTGGGGGTCAGCTGTGGAGGGGGGCCCCCTGGGAGGGAACCAGAGCCCCCAGGGTCAGTTGACCGAATCAGGGCCTTGGTTCCCCGGTCTGCCATTTAGTTGCCCATGGTGGTGTGCCCATGGACGGGCggtccctcccatctccctcctctgcGGTGAAATGACCAGGAACCGTTCTCGTCTTGGTGCGGGGGGGCACCCAGGGCCGGAGCAGGCTGCGGTTGGAACCTTG AGCTCCACGCAGGAGATTGGCGAGGAGCTGGTCAACGGGGTCATCTACTCCATTTCCCTGCGCAAGATCCAAGTGCACCACGGCGCCAGCAAGGGCCAGCGCTGGCTCGGG TGTGAAAATGAGTCGGCCCTGAACCTCTACGAGACCTGCAAGGTGCGCACCGTGAAGGCGGGCACGCTGGAGAAGCTGGTGGAGCACCTGGTGCCCGCCTTCCAGGGCAGCGACCTCTCCTACGTCACCATCTTCCTGTGCACCTACCGAGCCTTCACCACCACCCAGCAGGTCCTGGACCTGCTGTTCAAGAG CAGGTACGGTAGATGTGACGCCCTCACGGCCTCCTCTAGATACGGGTGCATCCTTCCTTACTCCAGCGAGGACGGCGGACCCCAGGACCAACTCAGAAA TGCCATCTCCTCCATCCTGGGCACCTGGCTGGACCAGTATTCGGAGGACTTCTGTCAGCCCCCCGACTTCCCCTGCCTCAGGCAGCTGGTGGCCTACGTGCAGCTCAACATGCCCGGCTCTGACCTGGAGCGCCGGGCCCACCTCCTCCTGGCCCAGCTGGAGCACGCGGACCTCGGCGAGGCAGAGCcggagg CTCTGTCCCCAGCTCCAGTTCCAGCTCTGAAACCAGCTGCCGAGCCAGAGCCCACACTAGGCCCAGACCTCGAGCCCGCTCCGGCACTGGCCCCAGAGCCAGCCCCGACGCCAGCTCCAACGCCACCTCCAGAGCTCGAGCCGGCTCTCTCGCAAACTCTAGAGCTCGATCCGGCTGCAGCCCCAGAGCCCCCCTGGCCTTTGCCCGTGGCTACAGAGAACGGGCTTGGGGAGGAGAAGCCCCACCTCCTGGCGTTCCCTCCTGACCTTGTGGCAGAGCAATTCACGCTGATGGATGCG gagCTGTTCAAGAAGGTGGTCCCCTACCACTGCCTGGGCTCCATCTGGTCCCAGCGGGACAAGAAGGGGAAGGAGCACCTGGCCCCCACCGTCCGCGCCACCGTCACCCAGTTCAACAGCGTGGCCAACTGCGTCATCACCACCTGCCTCGGGGACCGGAGCGTGTCGGCCCGCCACAGGGCCAGGGTGGTGGAGCACTGGATCGAGGTGGCCAGG GAGTGCCGAGTCCTCAAGAACTTCTCCTCCCTCTACGCAATCCTCTCTGCCCTGCAGAGCAACTCCATCCACCGGCTGAAGAAGACGTGGGAAGAGGTCTCCAG GGACAGTCTCCGCGTCTTTCAGAAGCTGTCGGAGATTTTCTCTGACGAGAACAACTACTCCCTAAGCAGAGAACTGCTCATCAAG GAGGGGACATCCAAGTTTGCCACCCTGGAGATGAACCCCAAGCGAGCCCAGAGGCGCCCGAAAGAGGCG GGTGTCATCCAGGGCACCGTCCCCTACCTGGGCACATTCCTCACCGATCTAGTGATGCTGGACACGGCCATGAAGGACTATCTGTAT GGGAGACTGATCAACTTcgagaagaggaggaag GAATTCGAAGTGATCGCGCAGATCAAGCTGCTCCAGTCAGCCTGCAACAATTACAGCATCGCGCCCGAAGAGCACTTCGGGGCCTGGTTCCGAGCCATGGAGAGGCTCAGCGAGGCTGAGAG CTACACGTTGTCATGCGAGCTGGAGCCCCCCTCCGAGTCGGCCAGCAACACCCTCAAGGTCAAGAAGAACACGGCCATCGTCAAGCGCTGGAGCGA GTACGGCCCCTACCTCAGCAGCGGAGACATTGCTGACGCGCTCAGCGTCCACTCGGCCGGCTCCTCCAGCTCCGACGTGGAGGAGATCAACATGAGTTTCGTCCCAGAGTCCCCCGACggccaggagaagaag TTCTGGGAGTCAGCCTCCCAGTCATCCCCGGAGACCTCTGGCATCAGCTCAGCCTCCAGCAGCACGTCCTCCTCCTCGGCCTCCACCACGCCCGTGGCCAGCACACGTACCCACAAGCGCTCCGTGTCCGGGGTCTGCAGCTACGGCTCCTCGCTGCCTCTCTACAACCAGCAGGTGGGCGACTCCTGCATCATCCGGGTGAGCCTGGACGTGGACAACGGCAACATGTACAAGAGCATCCTG GTGACCAGCCAAGACAAGGCTCCGGCTGTAATCCGCAAGGCCATGGACAAACACAACCTGGATGAGGACGAGCCCGAAGACTATGAGCTGGTGCAGGTTATTTCGGATGATCGAA AGCTGAAGATCCCTGACAATGCCAACGTGTTCTACGCCATGAACTCTACCGCCAACTATGACTTTGTCCTAAAGAAACGGACCTTCACCAAGGGGACAAAGGTCAGACATGGAGCCAGCTCGACCCTCCCCCGCATGAAGCAGAAGGGACTCAAGATTGCCAAGGGCATCTTCTGA
- the RALGDS gene encoding ral guanine nucleotide dissociation stimulator isoform X2 has product MQMAVRELGTPWLPKRHEAVNEQQGKEAPRFVAIEDARTCRRAGALTPGWGSAVEGGPLGGNQSPQGQLTESGPWFPGLPFSCPWWCAHGRAVPPISLLCGEMTRNRSRLGAGGHPGPEQAAVGTLSSTQEIGEELVNGVIYSISLRKIQVHHGASKGQRWLGCENESALNLYETCKVRTVKAGTLEKLVEHLVPAFQGSDLSYVTIFLCTYRAFTTTQQVLDLLFKRYGRCDALTASSRYGCILPYSSEDGGPQDQLRNAISSILGTWLDQYSEDFCQPPDFPCLRQLVAYVQLNMPGSDLERRAHLLLAQLEHADLGEAEPEALSPAPVPALKPAAEPEPTLGPDLEPAPALAPEPAPTPAPTPPPELEPALSQTLELDPAAAPEPPWPLPVATENGLGEEKPHLLAFPPDLVAEQFTLMDAELFKKVVPYHCLGSIWSQRDKKGKEHLAPTVRATVTQFNSVANCVITTCLGDRSVSARHRARVVEHWIEVARECRVLKNFSSLYAILSALQSNSIHRLKKTWEEVSRDSLRVFQKLSEIFSDENNYSLSRELLIKEGTSKFATLEMNPKRAQRRPKEAGVIQGTVPYLGTFLTDLVMLDTAMKDYLYGRLINFEKRRKEFEVIAQIKLLQSACNNYSIAPEEHFGAWFRAMERLSEAESYTLSCELEPPSESASNTLKVKKNTAIVKRWSDRQAPSAELSTSGSCHSKSCDQLRYGPYLSSGDIADALSVHSAGSSSSDVEEINMSFVPESPDGQEKKFWESASQSSPETSGISSASSSTSSSSASTTPVASTRTHKRSVSGVCSYGSSLPLYNQQVGDSCIIRVSLDVDNGNMYKSILVTSQDKAPAVIRKAMDKHNLDEDEPEDYELVQVISDDRKLKIPDNANVFYAMNSTANYDFVLKKRTFTKGTKVRHGASSTLPRMKQKGLKIAKGIF; this is encoded by the exons ATGCAGATGGCAGTCAGGGAACTGGGAACTCCTTGGTTGCCCAAGAGGCACGAGGCCGTGAATGagcagcaggggaaggaggcGCCTCGGTTTGTGGCCATCGAGGACGCCCGCACCTGCCGCAGAGCCGGGGCGCTGACTCCAGGGTGGGGGTCAGCTGTGGAGGGGGGCCCCCTGGGAGGGAACCAGAGCCCCCAGGGTCAGTTGACCGAATCAGGGCCTTGGTTCCCCGGTCTGCCATTTAGTTGCCCATGGTGGTGTGCCCATGGACGGGCggtccctcccatctccctcctctgcGGTGAAATGACCAGGAACCGTTCTCGTCTTGGTGCGGGGGGGCACCCAGGGCCGGAGCAGGCTGCGGTTGGAACCTTG AGCTCCACGCAGGAGATTGGCGAGGAGCTGGTCAACGGGGTCATCTACTCCATTTCCCTGCGCAAGATCCAAGTGCACCACGGCGCCAGCAAGGGCCAGCGCTGGCTCGGG TGTGAAAATGAGTCGGCCCTGAACCTCTACGAGACCTGCAAGGTGCGCACCGTGAAGGCGGGCACGCTGGAGAAGCTGGTGGAGCACCTGGTGCCCGCCTTCCAGGGCAGCGACCTCTCCTACGTCACCATCTTCCTGTGCACCTACCGAGCCTTCACCACCACCCAGCAGGTCCTGGACCTGCTGTTCAAGAG GTACGGTAGATGTGACGCCCTCACGGCCTCCTCTAGATACGGGTGCATCCTTCCTTACTCCAGCGAGGACGGCGGACCCCAGGACCAACTCAGAAA TGCCATCTCCTCCATCCTGGGCACCTGGCTGGACCAGTATTCGGAGGACTTCTGTCAGCCCCCCGACTTCCCCTGCCTCAGGCAGCTGGTGGCCTACGTGCAGCTCAACATGCCCGGCTCTGACCTGGAGCGCCGGGCCCACCTCCTCCTGGCCCAGCTGGAGCACGCGGACCTCGGCGAGGCAGAGCcggagg CTCTGTCCCCAGCTCCAGTTCCAGCTCTGAAACCAGCTGCCGAGCCAGAGCCCACACTAGGCCCAGACCTCGAGCCCGCTCCGGCACTGGCCCCAGAGCCAGCCCCGACGCCAGCTCCAACGCCACCTCCAGAGCTCGAGCCGGCTCTCTCGCAAACTCTAGAGCTCGATCCGGCTGCAGCCCCAGAGCCCCCCTGGCCTTTGCCCGTGGCTACAGAGAACGGGCTTGGGGAGGAGAAGCCCCACCTCCTGGCGTTCCCTCCTGACCTTGTGGCAGAGCAATTCACGCTGATGGATGCG gagCTGTTCAAGAAGGTGGTCCCCTACCACTGCCTGGGCTCCATCTGGTCCCAGCGGGACAAGAAGGGGAAGGAGCACCTGGCCCCCACCGTCCGCGCCACCGTCACCCAGTTCAACAGCGTGGCCAACTGCGTCATCACCACCTGCCTCGGGGACCGGAGCGTGTCGGCCCGCCACAGGGCCAGGGTGGTGGAGCACTGGATCGAGGTGGCCAGG GAGTGCCGAGTCCTCAAGAACTTCTCCTCCCTCTACGCAATCCTCTCTGCCCTGCAGAGCAACTCCATCCACCGGCTGAAGAAGACGTGGGAAGAGGTCTCCAG GGACAGTCTCCGCGTCTTTCAGAAGCTGTCGGAGATTTTCTCTGACGAGAACAACTACTCCCTAAGCAGAGAACTGCTCATCAAG GAGGGGACATCCAAGTTTGCCACCCTGGAGATGAACCCCAAGCGAGCCCAGAGGCGCCCGAAAGAGGCG GGTGTCATCCAGGGCACCGTCCCCTACCTGGGCACATTCCTCACCGATCTAGTGATGCTGGACACGGCCATGAAGGACTATCTGTAT GGGAGACTGATCAACTTcgagaagaggaggaag GAATTCGAAGTGATCGCGCAGATCAAGCTGCTCCAGTCAGCCTGCAACAATTACAGCATCGCGCCCGAAGAGCACTTCGGGGCCTGGTTCCGAGCCATGGAGAGGCTCAGCGAGGCTGAGAG CTACACGTTGTCATGCGAGCTGGAGCCCCCCTCCGAGTCGGCCAGCAACACCCTCAAGGTCAAGAAGAACACGGCCATCGTCAAGCGCTGGAGCGA CCGCCAGGCCCCCAGCGCAGAGCTCAGTACCAGCGGCAGCTGTCACTCCAAGTCCTGTGACCAACTCAGGTACGGCCCCTACCTCAGCAGCGGAGACATTGCTGACGCGCTCAGCGTCCACTCGGCCGGCTCCTCCAGCTCCGACGTGGAGGAGATCAACATGAGTTTCGTCCCAGAGTCCCCCGACggccaggagaagaag TTCTGGGAGTCAGCCTCCCAGTCATCCCCGGAGACCTCTGGCATCAGCTCAGCCTCCAGCAGCACGTCCTCCTCCTCGGCCTCCACCACGCCCGTGGCCAGCACACGTACCCACAAGCGCTCCGTGTCCGGGGTCTGCAGCTACGGCTCCTCGCTGCCTCTCTACAACCAGCAGGTGGGCGACTCCTGCATCATCCGGGTGAGCCTGGACGTGGACAACGGCAACATGTACAAGAGCATCCTG GTGACCAGCCAAGACAAGGCTCCGGCTGTAATCCGCAAGGCCATGGACAAACACAACCTGGATGAGGACGAGCCCGAAGACTATGAGCTGGTGCAGGTTATTTCGGATGATCGAA AGCTGAAGATCCCTGACAATGCCAACGTGTTCTACGCCATGAACTCTACCGCCAACTATGACTTTGTCCTAAAGAAACGGACCTTCACCAAGGGGACAAAGGTCAGACATGGAGCCAGCTCGACCCTCCCCCGCATGAAGCAGAAGGGACTCAAGATTGCCAAGGGCATCTTCTGA